A region of Candidatus Diapherotrites archaeon DNA encodes the following proteins:
- a CDS encoding metallophosphoesterase, producing the protein MSFLELLAKEDFEKKILAFAGGKQLLLSPQALEILAERQDFQKILEELAAENVFMVREEDVKRKTVKTKISLVDEQTVSVQFSKFKPVAKDIQPNFRVFEETDVTNKSCSEGKVSDFLNLFRSKFEILGNVLKARPGFLPKPLNRLRSVANRGEAHFVAMVFRKWVTKNGHLAFEVEDLESKCIVLILKNDVPLTKFGETILPDNVIGVKASKLSDEMVIAKEIFWPDVPMRPEKRASRNVSLAAISDLHCGSKLFLDKPFSKFLLWINGNIGSEKDLEELGRIKYIVVTGDNVDGIGVYPDQINELAIKDIWQQYDDFCSKILEIPEYIEVFIIPGNHDAVRNADPMPALQHKLVKSIAGLKNIHLLGSPSMIEIEGLKTLLYHGGSVHDLYSSVSNLSYSKPEQALVELLKRRDLMPTYGLKHPYVPEKHDFMTLREVPDLFFAGDLHHNGYDSYHGTTVLNSGTFQGRTAFQVKQGHVPTPGIVPVIDLSTRKISEKRFAAEETG; encoded by the coding sequence GTGAGCTTTTTGGAACTGCTTGCAAAGGAAGACTTCGAAAAAAAGATTCTCGCGTTTGCCGGCGGGAAGCAATTGCTTTTGTCACCGCAGGCCCTGGAAATTTTGGCGGAGCGCCAGGATTTCCAGAAAATCCTCGAAGAGCTTGCCGCTGAAAACGTTTTTATGGTGCGCGAGGAAGACGTGAAGCGCAAGACGGTCAAGACGAAAATCAGCCTTGTCGACGAGCAGACAGTTTCAGTGCAGTTCTCGAAGTTCAAGCCTGTGGCAAAGGACATTCAGCCGAATTTCAGGGTTTTCGAGGAAACGGATGTTACGAACAAGAGCTGTTCCGAGGGAAAGGTGTCCGATTTCCTGAACCTTTTCAGGAGCAAATTTGAAATCCTGGGCAATGTTTTGAAGGCGAGGCCCGGCTTTCTGCCGAAGCCGTTGAACCGGCTGCGTTCCGTTGCAAACCGCGGCGAAGCGCATTTCGTTGCAATGGTTTTCCGGAAGTGGGTTACAAAGAACGGCCATCTCGCGTTTGAGGTTGAAGACCTTGAATCGAAGTGCATTGTCCTGATTCTAAAAAATGATGTTCCGCTCACAAAGTTCGGCGAGACAATCCTGCCTGACAACGTCATCGGAGTCAAGGCTTCGAAGCTTTCGGATGAAATGGTGATTGCCAAGGAGATTTTCTGGCCCGACGTTCCGATGCGGCCGGAGAAACGCGCTTCCAGGAATGTTTCGCTTGCAGCAATTTCGGATTTGCATTGCGGGAGCAAGCTTTTCCTGGACAAGCCTTTCAGCAAGTTCCTGTTGTGGATCAACGGCAACATCGGCTCCGAAAAGGATCTGGAAGAGTTGGGCAGGATAAAGTACATTGTCGTTACGGGGGACAATGTTGACGGAATCGGGGTTTACCCCGACCAGATCAATGAGCTTGCCATAAAGGACATCTGGCAGCAGTACGATGATTTTTGCTCGAAGATTCTTGAGATTCCCGAATACATAGAGGTTTTCATCATTCCAGGCAACCATGATGCTGTGCGGAACGCGGACCCGATGCCTGCATTGCAGCACAAGCTTGTCAAGAGCATTGCCGGCCTGAAAAATATCCACCTGCTGGGTTCGCCGAGCATGATTGAAATCGAAGGGCTGAAAACACTGCTCTACCATGGCGGCTCGGTGCACGATTTGTACAGCAGCGTCAGCAATCTCAGCTATTCCAAGCCCGAGCAGGCGCTTGTCGAGCTTTTGAAGCGCCGCGATTTGATGCCGACTTACGGCTTGAAGCACCCTTACGTTCCGGAAAAGCACGATTTCATGACATTGCGCGAGGTTCCGGACCTGTTCTTTGCCGGCGACCTGCACCACAACGGCTATGATTCGTATCACGGCACGACCGTCCTGAACAGCGGCACTTTCCAGGGCCGAACGGCCTTCCAGGTCAAACAGGGCCATGTTCCCACGCCGGGCATAGTTCCGGTCATTGACCTGTCGACAAGGAAGATTTCGGAAAAGCGTTTTGCGGCAGAGGAAACAGGCTGA